A genomic stretch from Sphingomonas faeni includes:
- a CDS encoding glycoside hydrolase family 9 protein, giving the protein MSRLLLGAAAVLLTTAATQAPPAPIRIDQAGFETHGPKIAVLPSTQGKPLAWTLTDARGKTVASGQTTPVGPDAASGESVHRIDFGTFQTPGTGYRLRVGSDASHPFAIADRPFLRVATAAMAFFYQQRSGVPILPAFVERKDLARPAGHAPDIATCFAGVDQKGVKWPGCSYRIDATGGWYDAGDHGKYVVNGGVSTWTLLDLYERLPALGDANAFADGRLALPERANGKNDLLDEARVEVAFLLSMQIPDGTKLAVAPDAGVAGKTITRFETIDASGLVHTKIADENWTGLPTAPAEDRQTRFLYPPSTAATLNMVGVAAQCARIWRTIDPAFATKCLTAARRGWAAALRHPNLLTSSDFTGSGGYGDPEVHDEFTFAAAQLYATTSEPAFLDRLRSDGVFTDLGTDIGWGSLKLAGALTLVTLPDTLPADDRAKLRSRITALADGFVAEGKRNGYGIPFGGTNYPWGSSSSILNRAIVLGVAWQIDRKPVYRDAVVASLDYILGRNPLDRSYVTGIGTRPVQHPHHRFWAAAADKRYPAPPTGVLSGGPNSAAANEPGPMKGCAPQTCWIDDYRAFTVNEVAINWNAPLVWTAAFLDATRRR; this is encoded by the coding sequence TTGAGCCGGCTCCTTCTGGGTGCGGCCGCCGTCCTGCTGACGACCGCCGCCACGCAAGCGCCGCCTGCGCCGATCCGGATCGACCAGGCCGGGTTCGAGACGCACGGCCCCAAGATCGCCGTCCTGCCGTCCACGCAGGGCAAGCCGCTCGCGTGGACGCTCACCGATGCGCGCGGCAAGACCGTCGCGTCGGGACAGACGACACCGGTCGGGCCCGATGCAGCCTCGGGCGAAAGCGTCCACCGGATCGACTTCGGGACGTTCCAGACCCCCGGCACCGGCTATCGCCTGCGTGTCGGCAGCGACGCCAGTCACCCCTTCGCGATCGCCGATCGCCCATTCCTGCGCGTGGCGACCGCGGCGATGGCGTTCTTCTACCAACAGCGAAGCGGCGTGCCGATCCTGCCCGCCTTTGTCGAACGTAAGGACCTGGCCCGCCCTGCCGGCCATGCTCCCGACATCGCCACCTGCTTTGCCGGCGTTGACCAGAAGGGCGTGAAATGGCCCGGTTGCAGCTACAGGATCGATGCGACCGGCGGCTGGTACGATGCCGGCGACCACGGCAAATACGTCGTCAACGGCGGCGTCTCGACCTGGACGTTGCTCGATCTCTACGAACGCTTGCCCGCGTTGGGTGACGCAAACGCGTTCGCCGATGGCCGCCTCGCGCTGCCCGAACGCGCCAACGGCAAAAACGACCTGCTCGACGAAGCGCGCGTCGAGGTCGCGTTCCTGCTCTCGATGCAGATACCCGACGGCACGAAGCTGGCTGTCGCACCCGACGCCGGCGTCGCGGGGAAGACCATCACCCGGTTCGAAACGATCGACGCGAGCGGACTTGTCCATACCAAGATCGCCGACGAGAACTGGACCGGGCTTCCGACAGCGCCTGCCGAAGACCGCCAGACCCGCTTCCTGTACCCGCCCTCGACCGCGGCGACGCTGAACATGGTCGGCGTCGCAGCGCAGTGCGCGCGGATCTGGCGAACGATCGACCCGGCCTTCGCGACCAAATGCCTGACTGCGGCTCGCCGCGGCTGGGCCGCAGCGCTCCGCCACCCGAACCTCCTCACCAGCTCCGACTTCACCGGCAGCGGCGGCTACGGCGACCCCGAAGTTCACGATGAATTTACCTTCGCCGCCGCACAACTATACGCCACAACCAGTGAACCCGCGTTCCTCGACCGCCTGCGCAGCGATGGCGTCTTCACCGATCTCGGAACGGATATCGGCTGGGGCTCGCTAAAGCTGGCCGGCGCACTGACGCTTGTAACCCTGCCCGACACGCTACCCGCGGACGACCGCGCCAAACTCCGCAGCCGGATAACCGCGCTCGCGGACGGTTTTGTCGCCGAAGGCAAGCGCAACGGCTACGGCATACCCTTCGGTGGCACTAACTACCCCTGGGGATCGAGCAGTTCGATCCTGAACCGCGCGATCGTGCTTGGCGTCGCGTGGCAGATCGACCGCAAGCCCGTCTATCGCGACGCTGTCGTGGCGAGCCTCGACTACATCCTCGGTCGCAACCCACTCGACCGCTCCTACGTCACCGGCATCGGCACGCGTCCCGTGCAGCACCCGCATCACCGCTTCTGGGCCGCTGCCGCGGACAAGCGCTACCCCGCGCCACCCACCGGCGTCCTGTCAGGCGGTCCCAATTCCGCCGCGGCTAACGAACCCGGTCCGATGAAGGGCTGCGCACCACAGACCTGCTGGATCGACGACTACCGCGCGTTTACAGTGAACGAAGTCGCGATCAACTGGAACGCTCCCCTGGTCTGGACTGCCGCCTTTTTGGATGCGACCCGGCGACGTTAG
- a CDS encoding SGNH/GDSL hydrolase family protein, whose protein sequence is MRTALGLLAAALLSTSAIATPVVVTQVSSKVGAMLPTHIGGRVERTADGYRRQWPGTYFEANFRGRGVLLRIGEGDVALRISLDASVPTSLFKPKPGLYRIDAASNGRHSIRVEIASESQAASTVFGGFYAAPGTRGLAAPARARQIEFIGDSHTVGYGNLSTKRDCTQEEVWATTDTSKATPALTAQRYGADYQVNAISGRGIVRNYNGMAADTLPAAYPFTLFDKATRYVDPAWRPRLFVIALGTNDFTTALHPGEPWKTREALHADYEQRYVDFVKRLRARDPDAHVVLWATDMVNGEIAAEVGKVAARLNAEGQRNVAFVPVTGLALTGCNSHPSTADDARIATALSGYIDAHPEMWVRR, encoded by the coding sequence ATGCGAACCGCCTTGGGCCTGCTCGCCGCCGCGCTGCTGTCGACCTCGGCGATCGCAACGCCGGTCGTCGTCACGCAGGTATCGAGCAAGGTGGGCGCGATGCTTCCGACGCATATCGGCGGCCGTGTCGAGAGGACGGCGGACGGCTATCGACGGCAATGGCCGGGCACCTATTTCGAGGCGAACTTTCGCGGGCGCGGGGTGCTGCTGAGGATCGGCGAGGGCGACGTCGCGTTGCGTATCTCGCTCGACGCGTCGGTCCCGACGTCGCTGTTCAAGCCCAAGCCCGGCCTCTACCGCATCGACGCGGCATCGAACGGCCGGCACAGCATCCGCGTGGAAATCGCCAGCGAAAGCCAGGCCGCATCGACCGTCTTCGGCGGCTTCTACGCCGCGCCGGGAACACGTGGGCTGGCGGCCCCTGCCCGTGCGCGACAGATAGAGTTCATCGGCGACTCCCATACCGTCGGCTACGGTAACCTCTCGACCAAGCGCGATTGCACCCAGGAGGAAGTCTGGGCGACCACCGACACTTCGAAGGCGACGCCGGCGCTGACCGCACAGCGTTACGGCGCGGATTATCAGGTCAACGCGATCTCGGGCCGCGGGATCGTCCGCAATTACAACGGCATGGCGGCCGACACGCTTCCCGCCGCCTATCCCTTCACGCTGTTCGACAAGGCGACGCGCTACGTCGATCCGGCCTGGCGTCCTCGCCTGTTCGTCATCGCGCTCGGTACCAACGACTTCACCACCGCGCTTCACCCAGGCGAACCGTGGAAGACGCGCGAGGCGCTCCACGCCGACTATGAGCAGCGCTATGTGGACTTCGTCAAACGTCTTCGGGCTCGGGATCCGGACGCGCATGTCGTCCTGTGGGCAACCGACATGGTAAATGGCGAGATCGCCGCGGAAGTCGGCAAGGTCGCCGCGCGCCTGAACGCCGAGGGGCAGCGCAACGTCGCGTTCGTACCCGTTACCGGTCTCGCGTTGACGGGGTGCAACTCGCACCCGTCGACTGCCGACGATGCCCGGATCGCTACGGCATTGTCCGGCTATATCGACGCGCATCCCGAGATGTGGGTCCGTCGATAG
- a CDS encoding glycoside hydrolase family 3 protein, whose amino-acid sequence MSASFSSFTIALLLQSAATPVAAPTASLSPVAHPEIWPTANARPSRDPKVEARIDAILKRMSVADKIGQLIQVDIASIEPSDLRTYKLGSILNGGNSGPGGNDLAPPVEWLKLADQFYEASMARTDGRPAIPVIWGTDAVHGNNNIPGATLFPHNIGLGATRDRDLMREIGHVTAIETAAAGIDWTFAPTLAVVRDDRWGRTYESYSEEPTIQADFAGAVIEGVQGKVGTKEFLAPDRVIATTKHFLGDGGTGGRDQGDARIPETALRDIHLGGYPSAIEAGTQSVMASFSSWNGAKMHGNKSLLTGVLKDRLHFDGFVVGDWNGHGQVDGCSNESCAAAINAGLDMFMYSGSGWKTLYDNTLKQAQSGEIPAARLDDAVRRILRVKIRAGTFDRGRPSSRALAGKMTLIGAADHRAIARRAVRESMVLLKNEGGLLPLKPSANILVAGVGADDVAQQAGGWSLTWQGTGLTNANFPNAETIWSGISTAVKTAGGTATLSADGSFAKKPDAAIVVFGEQPYAEFKGDRPNLEYSPDDKSDLELLRKLKAAGVPVVAVFLSGRPLWVNAEMNASDAFVAAFLPGTEGGGVADVLFRKKDGSVANDFRGKLSFSWPKRPDQYVLNRSDPGYDPLFQFGYGLTYAKPSAVPKLDEARPAGMAASSNGTIFGKGRVPEGWSLTLVEQDQSKVRLLGANATTATKRLTASAVDRRRQEDARALVWAGGPADARVEASGPLDLTRESNGELSLVVDVRVDRAGSAPVNLGMVSNDGKAVTVPITKTLAAGKPGEWQQVIVPLQCFAKRGIDMAHVTAPFVIATDGKLGLSMSDVKIDSAPVPMTKCGD is encoded by the coding sequence ATGTCAGCCAGTTTTTCCAGCTTCACGATCGCGCTTCTGCTGCAGTCGGCGGCGACGCCCGTCGCGGCACCGACCGCGTCCCTCTCACCCGTCGCGCACCCGGAAATCTGGCCGACCGCCAACGCACGTCCCTCGCGCGATCCGAAGGTCGAGGCGCGGATCGATGCGATCTTGAAGCGCATGTCGGTCGCCGACAAGATCGGCCAGTTGATCCAGGTCGACATCGCCAGCATCGAGCCGTCGGATCTGCGTACCTACAAGCTCGGCTCGATCCTCAACGGCGGCAATTCGGGCCCTGGCGGCAACGACCTCGCACCACCCGTCGAGTGGCTCAAACTCGCGGATCAATTCTATGAGGCCTCCATGGCGCGCACCGACGGGCGCCCCGCGATCCCGGTGATCTGGGGCACCGACGCGGTCCACGGCAACAACAACATCCCCGGCGCCACGCTCTTCCCGCACAATATCGGCCTCGGCGCGACCCGCGACCGCGACCTGATGCGCGAGATCGGCCACGTCACCGCGATCGAGACCGCCGCCGCCGGCATCGACTGGACCTTTGCCCCCACGCTCGCTGTCGTCCGTGACGACCGCTGGGGCCGCACCTATGAGAGCTATTCGGAAGAACCGACGATCCAGGCGGATTTCGCAGGCGCGGTGATCGAAGGCGTCCAGGGCAAGGTCGGCACGAAGGAGTTCCTCGCGCCCGACCGCGTGATCGCGACGACCAAGCACTTCCTCGGCGATGGCGGCACCGGCGGTCGCGACCAGGGCGATGCGCGCATTCCCGAAACCGCTTTGCGCGACATTCACCTCGGCGGCTATCCGTCAGCGATCGAAGCCGGCACGCAGTCGGTCATGGCCAGCTTCTCGAGCTGGAACGGCGCCAAGATGCACGGCAACAAGAGTCTGCTGACCGGCGTGCTGAAAGATCGGCTCCATTTCGACGGCTTCGTAGTCGGCGACTGGAACGGGCACGGCCAGGTCGATGGCTGCTCGAACGAGAGTTGCGCCGCCGCTATCAACGCCGGGCTCGACATGTTCATGTATTCGGGCAGCGGGTGGAAAACGCTCTACGACAACACGTTGAAGCAGGCACAGTCGGGTGAGATCCCCGCCGCACGCCTCGACGACGCCGTTCGCCGCATCCTTCGCGTGAAGATCCGTGCCGGCACGTTCGATCGCGGCCGCCCGTCGTCGCGCGCGCTCGCCGGCAAGATGACCCTGATCGGCGCCGCCGACCACCGTGCCATCGCCCGCCGGGCGGTGCGGGAATCGATGGTGCTGCTCAAGAACGAAGGCGGCCTGCTCCCGCTGAAGCCTTCGGCCAACATCCTCGTCGCAGGGGTCGGTGCCGACGACGTCGCGCAGCAGGCAGGCGGCTGGTCGCTGACTTGGCAGGGCACGGGCTTGACCAACGCCAATTTCCCGAACGCCGAAACGATCTGGTCGGGCATCAGCACGGCGGTGAAGACCGCGGGCGGCACTGCAACGCTGTCGGCCGACGGCAGCTTCGCTAAGAAACCCGACGCGGCGATCGTCGTGTTCGGCGAACAACCCTATGCCGAGTTCAAGGGTGATCGCCCGAACCTCGAATACAGCCCCGACGACAAGTCCGACCTCGAGCTGTTGCGCAAGCTGAAAGCCGCGGGCGTGCCGGTCGTCGCAGTATTCCTGTCGGGGCGTCCGCTCTGGGTGAACGCCGAAATGAACGCCTCCGACGCATTCGTCGCCGCGTTTCTGCCGGGTACCGAGGGCGGCGGCGTGGCCGACGTGCTGTTCCGCAAGAAGGACGGCAGCGTCGCCAACGACTTCCGCGGCAAGCTGAGCTTCTCCTGGCCCAAGCGACCCGACCAGTATGTCCTCAACCGCTCCGACCCCGGCTACGACCCGCTGTTCCAGTTCGGCTATGGCCTCACCTACGCCAAGCCGAGCGCCGTCCCCAAGCTCGACGAAGCGCGCCCCGCGGGCATGGCCGCATCGTCGAATGGCACGATCTTCGGCAAGGGCCGCGTTCCGGAGGGCTGGTCGCTCACCTTGGTCGAACAAGACCAGTCGAAGGTCCGCCTGCTCGGCGCCAACGCGACCACCGCAACCAAGCGCCTCACCGCCTCCGCCGTCGACCGTCGTCGCCAGGAAGACGCGCGCGCGCTCGTCTGGGCGGGTGGCCCCGCGGACGCCCGTGTCGAGGCGTCCGGTCCGCTCGACCTGACCCGCGAGAGCAATGGCGAGTTGAGCCTAGTCGTCGACGTCCGCGTCGATCGCGCCGGCAGCGCACCTGTGAACCTCGGCATGGTCAGCAACGACGGGAAGGCAGTCACCGTCCCGATCACGAAGACGCTCGCGGCGGGCAAGCCCGGCGAGTGGCAGCAGGTCATCGTCCCGCTCCAATGCTTCGCCAAGCGGGGGATCGACATGGCGCACGTCACCGCGCCGTTCGTGATCGCCACCGACGGCAAGCTCGGCCTGTCGATGTCCGACGTGAAGATCGACTCGGCACCCGTGCCGATGACGAAGTGCGGCGATTGA
- a CDS encoding glycoside hydrolase 5 family protein gives MIGRRAALLGGVALVAACASDGSLGKTQAKPFVTVDGTGFLRGGKPYRYAGANIWYGAWLGAETAYGNRARLGRELDRLKALGVRNLRILGSAEVSPLKNSITPGFRDRTATYNEDLLEGLDWMLAEMAKRDMTAVIYLTNFWEWSGGMMTYLSWVNGGRFIDMNDPAHPWPEFADRNAPFYANGQAQAMYRDYIRAVVSRTNSVTGTAYAADPTIMAWQLANEPRPAGSAAVAVPNLPAFYRWIDETARYIKTLDPNHLVSTGSEGLKGSIERDDVVLAAHRSRSIDYLTAHIWPNNWTWMDAGDLAGTYDAGAAKVAAYINAHIRLATTLGKPLVIEEFGYPRDGKTAYDPTIATVYKDRFYRQIYAAIEANAKSGEPLAGSNFWAWNGEARTPHADHRFQRGDLGYMGDPPHEPQGWYGVFDSDAATQDVIRTHAVVMAAL, from the coding sequence ATGATCGGTCGGCGTGCGGCGCTGTTGGGAGGCGTAGCGCTCGTCGCGGCATGCGCGAGCGACGGAAGTCTCGGCAAAACGCAAGCAAAGCCGTTCGTGACCGTCGACGGCACCGGCTTCCTGCGTGGCGGCAAGCCCTACCGCTATGCCGGCGCCAACATCTGGTACGGCGCCTGGCTCGGTGCCGAGACCGCGTACGGCAACCGCGCCCGCCTCGGACGCGAACTGGACCGCCTCAAGGCGCTCGGCGTCCGCAACTTGCGCATCCTCGGCTCGGCAGAAGTCTCGCCGCTGAAGAACTCGATCACCCCGGGCTTCCGCGACCGGACCGCGACCTACAACGAGGATCTGCTCGAGGGACTCGACTGGATGCTCGCCGAAATGGCGAAGCGCGACATGACCGCCGTGATCTACCTGACCAACTTCTGGGAATGGTCGGGCGGGATGATGACGTATCTGTCGTGGGTCAACGGCGGACGGTTCATCGACATGAACGACCCCGCGCACCCCTGGCCAGAGTTCGCCGACCGGAACGCCCCGTTCTATGCCAACGGCCAAGCGCAGGCGATGTACCGCGACTATATCCGCGCGGTCGTCTCTCGGACCAACAGCGTCACCGGCACGGCGTATGCCGCGGATCCGACGATCATGGCGTGGCAGCTGGCGAACGAGCCACGGCCGGCTGGTAGCGCGGCGGTCGCCGTTCCCAACCTGCCCGCCTTCTACCGCTGGATCGACGAGACCGCGCGGTACATCAAGACGCTTGATCCCAATCACCTCGTCTCGACCGGCTCGGAAGGGCTGAAGGGTTCGATCGAGCGCGATGACGTCGTACTCGCCGCACATCGTTCGCGGTCGATCGACTATCTTACCGCGCATATCTGGCCGAACAACTGGACGTGGATGGATGCAGGCGATCTCGCCGGCACCTATGATGCGGGCGCGGCGAAGGTCGCCGCCTATATCAACGCGCATATCCGGCTCGCCACCACGCTCGGCAAGCCGCTGGTGATCGAGGAGTTCGGCTATCCGCGCGACGGGAAGACCGCCTACGACCCAACGATCGCGACGGTCTACAAGGATCGGTTCTACCGCCAGATCTACGCGGCGATCGAGGCAAACGCCAAGTCCGGTGAGCCGCTCGCAGGCTCGAACTTCTGGGCCTGGAACGGCGAGGCGCGTACGCCGCATGCCGACCACCGGTTCCAGCGCGGCGACCTCGGCTATATGGGCGATCCGCCGCACGAACCGCAGGGTTGGTACGGCGTATTCGACAGCGACGCCGCGACGCAGGATGTGATCCGCACGCATGCTGTGGTCATGGCAGCGCTCTGA
- a CDS encoding DUF2946 family protein: MDHRALAAWVLACALAMKILVPAGFMPVISVTGMSIEICGGTARAQGAMAMPGMAHHSDKSDHQGRDMPCAFSGLTAPSLAAADPVLLAIAIGFIIRLVFRVRTAAPVVAHAHLRPPLRGPPPFPAA, translated from the coding sequence ATGGATCATCGCGCCCTGGCGGCGTGGGTGCTTGCCTGTGCGTTGGCGATGAAGATCCTCGTGCCAGCCGGGTTCATGCCCGTCATATCCGTGACCGGTATGTCGATCGAGATTTGCGGCGGCACCGCTCGCGCGCAGGGGGCGATGGCTATGCCCGGCATGGCGCATCATTCGGACAAGTCCGATCATCAGGGTCGGGACATGCCCTGCGCCTTCTCCGGACTGACCGCGCCGTCGCTGGCGGCTGCCGATCCGGTGCTGCTCGCGATCGCGATAGGGTTTATCATCCGTCTCGTCTTCCGCGTGAGAACCGCAGCGCCGGTCGTCGCACATGCGCATCTGCGACCACCCTTGCGAGGCCCCCCGCCCTTCCCTGCCGCATGA
- the poxB gene encoding ubiquinone-dependent pyruvate dehydrogenase — MSKTIIADLFAETLHLAGVERIYGVVGDSLNGLTDSLRRQGKIEWIHVRNEEAAAFAAGAEAQLTGKLAVCAGSCGPGNMHLINGLYDCNRTRVPVLAIAAQVPSGEVGSNYFQETRPEALFRECSVYCETISDADQMPRTLETAIRAAVGHRGVSVVAMPGDVALRSTTGTLARSKGALLPPPSVTIPAEADIAELAALLNGAEKVTILAGRGCRTAHAELVKLAGVLQAPIVHALGGKEFVEYDNPYDVGMTGLIGFASGYDAMMACDVLLMLGTDFPYRQFYPENAKVAQIDLIPKNLGRRTAIDIGLVGDVGATLAALTPRVRTGRDGSFLKSAIENYAKSREGLDDLADGTPGSGIVHPQHVARVLSEQAADDAVFACDVGTPTVWAARYLKMNGRRRLIGSFNHGSMANALPQAIGVQAAYPARQVVTLSGDGGLAMLMGELLTVRQLGLPVKIIVFNNGTLGFVEMEMKAAGLVETGVALDNPDFAAMARAIGIHGVRVTDPGDVEAGIREVLAHPGPALLDAVTARTELSMPPKITLEQMRGFTLYMAKAIISGRGDEVVELGKTNVGLLKRLF; from the coding sequence ATGTCCAAGACCATCATCGCCGACCTGTTCGCCGAGACGTTGCATCTTGCGGGCGTCGAGCGAATCTATGGCGTCGTCGGCGACAGCCTCAACGGCCTCACCGACAGCTTGCGGCGACAAGGCAAGATCGAGTGGATCCACGTCCGCAACGAGGAGGCTGCAGCGTTTGCCGCGGGAGCGGAGGCGCAGCTGACGGGCAAGCTCGCGGTTTGCGCTGGATCGTGCGGGCCGGGTAACATGCACCTCATCAACGGGCTTTACGACTGCAACCGGACCCGGGTGCCGGTGCTGGCGATCGCCGCGCAGGTACCGAGCGGGGAGGTGGGCTCGAACTATTTCCAGGAGACGCGGCCGGAAGCGCTGTTCCGCGAATGCAGCGTCTATTGCGAGACGATCTCCGATGCGGACCAGATGCCGCGAACGCTGGAGACCGCGATCCGGGCTGCGGTCGGGCACCGCGGGGTCTCGGTCGTCGCGATGCCGGGCGACGTCGCGCTGCGGTCGACGACGGGCACGCTCGCACGGTCGAAGGGTGCGCTCCTGCCGCCGCCTTCGGTGACGATACCGGCAGAGGCGGACATCGCCGAACTCGCCGCGCTGTTGAACGGCGCGGAGAAGGTGACGATCCTGGCGGGGCGGGGATGCCGCACGGCACATGCCGAACTCGTCAAGCTGGCGGGCGTGCTTCAGGCGCCGATCGTCCATGCGCTGGGTGGCAAGGAATTCGTCGAATACGATAACCCCTATGACGTCGGCATGACCGGGCTGATCGGCTTTGCGAGCGGCTACGACGCGATGATGGCGTGCGACGTGCTACTGATGCTGGGGACGGATTTCCCGTATCGGCAATTCTATCCGGAGAATGCGAAGGTCGCGCAGATCGATCTGATCCCGAAAAACCTAGGGCGGCGGACGGCGATCGATATTGGGCTTGTCGGTGATGTTGGCGCTACTCTTGCGGCCCTGACTCCGCGAGTGAGGACCGGGCGCGATGGCAGCTTCCTCAAGTCCGCGATTGAGAATTATGCGAAGTCGCGCGAGGGGCTGGACGATCTGGCGGACGGAACACCGGGCAGTGGCATCGTCCACCCGCAACACGTCGCGCGTGTCCTCAGCGAGCAGGCGGCGGACGATGCGGTGTTCGCCTGCGACGTCGGTACGCCGACGGTATGGGCTGCGCGCTATCTGAAGATGAACGGCCGGCGAAGGTTGATCGGCTCGTTCAACCACGGATCGATGGCGAACGCGCTGCCGCAGGCAATCGGTGTGCAGGCGGCTTATCCCGCGCGGCAGGTGGTGACGTTGTCGGGCGACGGCGGGCTGGCGATGCTGATGGGCGAATTGCTGACGGTCCGCCAGCTTGGCCTGCCGGTGAAGATCATTGTCTTCAACAACGGCACGCTGGGGTTCGTCGAGATGGAGATGAAGGCGGCGGGACTGGTCGAGACCGGCGTCGCGCTCGACAACCCCGATTTTGCGGCGATGGCGCGGGCGATCGGGATCCACGGCGTGCGCGTTACCGATCCGGGTGACGTCGAAGCAGGTATCCGCGAGGTACTGGCGCATCCGGGGCCGGCTCTGCTCGACGCCGTTACCGCGCGGACCGAATTGTCGATGCCGCCGAAGATCACGCTGGAGCAGATGAGGGGCTTTACGCTCTACATGGCGAAGGCGATCATCAGCGGGCGCGGCGACGAGGTGGTCGAGCTGGGCAAGACCAATGTCGGCTTGCTTAAACGCCTGTTCTGA